A genome region from Lonchura striata isolate bLonStr1 chromosome 36, bLonStr1.mat, whole genome shotgun sequence includes the following:
- the UBL5 gene encoding ubiquitin-like protein 5: MIEVVCNDRLGKKVRVKCNPEDSIRDLKKLIAAQTGTRWDKIVLKKWYTIFKDHVTLGDYEIHDGMNLELYYQ; the protein is encoded by the exons ATGATCGAGGTCGTCTGCAACGACCGCCTGGGGAAGAAGGTCCGGGTGAAATGCAA CCCCGAGGACTCGATCCGCGACCTGAAGAAGCTGATCGCGGCCCAGACCGGCACCCGCTGGGACAAGATCGTCCTCAAAAAATg gTACACCATCTTCAAGGACCACGTCACGCTCGGGGACT ATGAGATCCACGACGGGATGAACCTGGAGCTGTACTACCAATAG